A section of the Saccharopolyspora gregorii genome encodes:
- a CDS encoding AMP-binding enzyme, with the protein MTAHSSTAGWAATASSTGTLPDPEWGENVKAVVVLKPGTTATGAEIIATARQRLPSYQKPKSVDFVASLPKAPTGKVIKRELRAPYWADQERT; encoded by the coding sequence ATGACCGCGCACTCCAGCACCGCGGGGTGGGCCGCGACGGCCTCCTCGACGGGGACGCTGCCTGATCCGGAGTGGGGCGAGAACGTGAAGGCCGTCGTGGTGCTCAAACCCGGCACCACCGCCACCGGAGCCGAGATCATCGCCACCGCCCGGCAGCGGCTGCCGTCCTACCAGAAGCCGAAGTCGGTGGACTTCGTCGCGAGCCTGCCCAAGGCCCCGACCGGAAAAGTGATCAAGCGCGAGCTGCGCGCCCCCTACTGGGCGGATCAGGAGCGGACATGA
- a CDS encoding MaoC family dehydratase has protein sequence MSGVRPGDVLPDHQVGPVSAEKMKTMAALMRDANPIHFDPAAVRALGLGDRVVNQGPLNQAYVVSMLARWAGGAHRIRELRLRHLGAVFAGDRLRAHGTVTGVSEQDGVLVASCAVGLDVLGGDPVLSGTASVHIGG, from the coding sequence ATGAGCGGCGTGCGGCCAGGGGACGTGCTGCCCGACCACCAGGTCGGCCCGGTCAGCGCGGAGAAGATGAAGACGATGGCCGCCCTGATGCGGGACGCGAACCCGATCCACTTCGACCCGGCCGCGGTGCGCGCCCTCGGGCTCGGCGACCGGGTGGTGAACCAGGGGCCGCTGAACCAGGCGTACGTGGTGTCGATGCTGGCGCGCTGGGCGGGCGGGGCGCACCGGATCCGGGAGCTGCGGTTGCGCCACCTCGGCGCGGTGTTCGCCGGGGACCGGTTGCGCGCGCACGGCACGGTGACCGGCGTGTCCGAACAGGACGGTGTCCTGGTGGCGTCCTGCGCGGTCGGACTCGACGTGCTCGGCGGCGATCCGGTGCTCTCCGGCACCGCGTCCGTCCACATCGGAGGGTGA
- a CDS encoding class I adenylate-forming enzyme family protein: protein MTLNLGLIPAKWAALAPRALAVHDVPTGRRVRWAELDERVRRLANGLLGLGLRRGDRVAALSRNRVELLELYFACGRAGLVLQPLNWRLDTAELARLLRDATPRALITAAEWSAQAAELRRTCDLAHWLEFGGDGGYEELLAAASAAEPPGSEHVGDHDPFFILHTGGTTGRSKGALHTHRSAEAGGVHQTVAERIVPGDVYLMTGQMFHIPIVLAMNYLRHGCPLVLVDFAAEQALRVIEQERVSAFLGITTMLNWMLAVPGFDRYDLRSLRNIQYGGGPMPTSVVRAALESFPCSLIQDADDRALQHRGVGRDGLLDGDAA, encoded by the coding sequence GTGACGCTCAACCTGGGCCTCATCCCGGCGAAGTGGGCGGCGCTGGCGCCGCGCGCGCTCGCCGTGCACGACGTGCCGACCGGACGGCGGGTGCGCTGGGCCGAGCTGGACGAGCGGGTGCGGCGGCTCGCCAACGGACTGCTCGGGCTCGGGTTGCGCCGCGGCGACCGGGTGGCGGCGCTGTCCCGGAACCGGGTGGAGCTGCTGGAGCTGTACTTCGCCTGCGGCCGGGCCGGGCTGGTGCTGCAACCGCTGAACTGGCGGCTCGACACCGCGGAGCTGGCCCGGCTGCTGCGGGACGCGACGCCGCGGGCGCTGATCACCGCCGCCGAGTGGTCCGCGCAGGCCGCGGAGCTGCGGCGGACCTGCGACCTGGCCCACTGGCTGGAGTTCGGCGGTGACGGCGGCTACGAGGAGCTGCTGGCCGCCGCCTCCGCCGCCGAACCGCCCGGTAGCGAGCACGTCGGCGACCACGACCCGTTCTTCATCCTCCACACCGGCGGCACCACCGGCCGCAGCAAGGGCGCGCTGCACACCCACCGCAGCGCCGAGGCGGGCGGCGTGCACCAGACCGTCGCCGAGCGCATCGTGCCCGGTGACGTGTACCTGATGACCGGGCAGATGTTCCACATCCCGATCGTGCTGGCGATGAACTACCTGCGGCACGGCTGTCCGCTGGTGCTGGTGGACTTCGCGGCCGAGCAGGCGCTGCGGGTCATCGAGCAGGAGCGGGTCTCGGCGTTCCTCGGCATCACCACGATGCTGAACTGGATGCTCGCGGTGCCGGGGTTCGACCGCTACGACCTGCGCAGCCTGCGCAACATCCAGTACGGCGGCGGGCCGATGCCCACCTCGGTGGTGCGGGCCGCGCTGGAGTCGTTCCCCTGCTCGCTGATCCAGGACGCCGATGACCGCGCACTCCAGCACCGCGGGGTGGGCCGCGACGGCCTCCTCGACGGGGACGCTGCCTGA
- a CDS encoding nuclear transport factor 2 family protein, translating to MSAAVRSAVEDVLARYALGYDEGDLELLADCFTADAELSVHVADGAVTGPVRGRDAIVELVRGTAGSQRDRRRHVLSNLVLEHAGDRARARSYLTLFAVADGALRAVTTGRYLAELRGAPDGSGGWRISDLRVELDLPFS from the coding sequence GTGAGCGCGGCGGTCCGCTCCGCCGTCGAGGACGTGCTGGCGCGCTACGCGCTCGGCTACGACGAGGGCGATCTGGAGCTGCTCGCGGACTGCTTCACCGCCGACGCCGAGCTGTCGGTGCACGTGGCGGACGGCGCGGTGACGGGCCCGGTCCGCGGCCGCGACGCCATCGTCGAGCTGGTCCGGGGAACGGCGGGTTCGCAGCGGGACCGGCGCAGGCACGTGCTGAGCAACCTGGTGCTGGAGCACGCCGGTGACCGGGCCCGGGCGCGCAGCTACCTGACCCTGTTCGCGGTGGCGGACGGCGCGCTGCGCGCGGTCACCACCGGCCGCTACCTCGCCGAGCTGCGCGGAGCGCCGGACGGATCCGGGGGCTGGCGGATCAGCGACCTGCGGGTCGAGCTGGACCTGCCGTTCTCGTGA
- a CDS encoding acyl-CoA thioesterase, translating to MDQVQRFRLSYGDCDALGIAYFAIYYPWMERAYSSWLHARGLRSAELAAQLGTGTVGVRSAATYLAPVRVFDELACEVVQDRVGTTSYTLGFEFTRDGELVVHGRMTFACRDPEGAKAPVPPRLRELIAQLRPGRTGPDEG from the coding sequence GTGGACCAGGTGCAGCGCTTCCGGCTGTCCTACGGGGACTGCGACGCGCTCGGCATCGCGTACTTCGCGATCTACTACCCGTGGATGGAGCGGGCCTACAGCAGCTGGCTGCACGCCCGCGGGCTGCGCTCGGCGGAGCTGGCCGCGCAGCTGGGCACCGGGACGGTCGGGGTGCGCTCGGCGGCCACCTACCTGGCGCCGGTGCGGGTGTTCGACGAACTGGCCTGCGAGGTGGTGCAGGACCGGGTAGGCACCACCTCCTACACCCTCGGCTTCGAGTTCACCCGGGACGGCGAGCTCGTCGTCCACGGCCGGATGACCTTCGCCTGCCGCGACCCGGAAGGCGCCAAGGCACCGGTCCCGCCGCGGCTGCGGGAGCTGATCGCGCAGCTGCGCCCCGGCCGGACCGGCCCCGACGAGGGCTGA
- a CDS encoding hemolysin family protein, with protein MSDTVAILLGVLLLLLNAFFVGAEFSLLSSRRDRLEALLDQGVSRARTVIKASQEGSLMLTSAQLGITLCSLGLGRLGEPAVAHRLELLIQPFSVPAPVVHALGFTIALAIVVVLHVLVGEMVPKNLALADPERLALWLVPALVAFVKLARPLIALFNMMANGVLKALKVEPKDELDTAYTSSELAELLVESRREGLLEQSEHRRLAQTLSSVEHTVADVLVPLDQVTSLPGAPTLGDVEHAVSSTGFSRFPVRADSGELLGYLHVKDVLDQAGGEPSTPIASTRIRRLPSVPVTARLDQALTSLRRARSHLAVAVDSDGASHGVVALEDLVEEYVGTVRDGTHVTA; from the coding sequence ATGAGCGACACCGTGGCGATCCTGCTCGGCGTCCTGCTGCTGCTGCTCAACGCGTTCTTCGTGGGCGCGGAGTTCTCGCTGCTGTCCTCCCGCCGGGACCGGCTGGAGGCGCTGCTTGACCAGGGCGTGAGCCGGGCCCGCACCGTGATCAAGGCGAGCCAGGAGGGTTCGCTGATGCTCACCAGCGCCCAGCTGGGCATCACGCTGTGCTCGCTGGGCCTGGGCCGGCTCGGCGAACCGGCCGTGGCGCACCGGCTGGAGCTGCTCATCCAGCCGTTCTCGGTGCCCGCGCCCGTGGTGCACGCGCTGGGCTTCACGATCGCGCTGGCGATCGTGGTGGTGCTGCACGTGCTGGTCGGCGAGATGGTGCCGAAGAACCTGGCGCTGGCGGACCCGGAGCGGCTCGCGCTGTGGCTGGTGCCCGCGCTGGTGGCGTTCGTGAAGCTGGCGCGGCCGCTGATCGCGCTGTTCAACATGATGGCGAACGGCGTGCTCAAGGCGCTGAAGGTGGAGCCGAAGGACGAGCTGGACACGGCGTACACGTCCTCCGAGCTGGCCGAGCTGCTGGTGGAGTCGCGGCGGGAGGGGCTGCTGGAGCAGTCCGAGCACCGCAGGCTCGCGCAGACGCTGTCCTCGGTGGAGCACACCGTCGCCGACGTGCTGGTGCCGCTGGACCAGGTGACCAGCCTGCCCGGTGCGCCGACGCTGGGCGACGTGGAGCACGCGGTCTCCAGCACCGGGTTCTCCCGCTTCCCGGTGCGCGCGGACTCCGGCGAGCTGCTCGGCTACCTGCACGTGAAGGACGTGCTGGACCAGGCCGGCGGCGAACCGTCCACCCCGATCGCGTCCACCCGCATCCGCAGGTTGCCGTCGGTTCCGGTGACGGCCCGGCTGGACCAGGCGCTGACCTCGCTGCGGCGGGCGCGCAGCCACCTGGCGGTCGCGGTCGATTCGGACGGCGCCTCGCACGGCGTGGTCGCGTTGGAGGACCTGGTGGAGGAGTACGTGGGCACCGTCCGGGACGGCACGCACGTCACCGCCTGA
- a CDS encoding 3-methyladenine DNA glycosylase — MRVLGEQEWRDRANAHRERVERWTGPHRRRQRAGEKHPVMDFLFTYYSHRPSLLERWQPGFGVALEGGAEFLERRGYRRVPEGVALDPAVLTAKRRDSVRFVHGLLTAVRSRSPQLGCFGLHEWAMVYRTSPGDVRHESWPLRLGHAGTDAVVESMPIKCTHHDAFRFFTPPARPLNALQPAREDQVALEQPGCLHGNMDLFKWAYKLNPLVPAELVADCFELAADIRELDMRASPYDLAALGYPPVAVETPEGRAAYVRAQREFAERAAPLRDRLVEHCERLLAVPQPVA, encoded by the coding sequence ATGCGAGTGCTGGGCGAACAGGAATGGCGGGACCGCGCGAACGCGCACCGGGAGCGGGTGGAGCGCTGGACGGGACCGCACCGGCGCAGGCAGCGCGCCGGGGAGAAGCACCCGGTGATGGACTTCCTGTTCACCTACTACTCGCACCGCCCGTCGCTGCTGGAGCGCTGGCAGCCCGGTTTCGGCGTCGCGCTCGAAGGCGGCGCCGAGTTCCTGGAGCGCCGCGGCTACCGGCGCGTCCCCGAGGGCGTGGCGCTGGACCCGGCGGTGCTCACCGCGAAACGCCGCGACTCGGTGCGCTTCGTGCACGGGCTGCTCACCGCGGTGCGCTCCCGCAGCCCGCAGCTGGGCTGCTTCGGGCTGCACGAGTGGGCGATGGTCTACCGCACCTCCCCCGGCGACGTGCGGCACGAGTCCTGGCCGCTGCGGCTCGGGCACGCGGGCACCGACGCGGTCGTCGAGTCGATGCCCATCAAGTGCACCCACCACGACGCGTTCCGGTTCTTCACCCCGCCCGCGCGGCCGCTGAACGCGCTGCAACCGGCCCGCGAGGACCAGGTCGCCCTGGAGCAGCCGGGATGCCTGCACGGCAACATGGACCTGTTCAAGTGGGCCTACAAGCTGAATCCGCTGGTGCCCGCCGAACTCGTCGCCGACTGCTTCGAACTGGCGGCGGACATCCGCGAGCTGGACATGCGCGCCAGCCCCTACGACCTCGCCGCCCTCGGCTACCCGCCGGTCGCGGTGGAGACACCCGAAGGGCGCGCCGCCTACGTGCGCGCGCAGCGCGAGTTCGCCGAGCGGGCCGCACCGCTGCGGGACCGGCTGGTGGAGCACTGCGAACGGCTGCTGGCCGTCCCGCAACCGGT
- a CDS encoding mycofactocin-coupled SDR family oxidoreductase, producing MADRMAGKVAFITGAARGQGRSHALRLAAEGADVIAVDRCAEIDSVAPVYSMPTEHDLAETARRVEELGRRAVARIADVRDFDGLQAAFDSGVAELGRVDVVIANAGIVSFGRSWELTAEQWQDMIDVNLTGVFHTAKAAIPTMIEQGDGGCLLLISSVAGLKGRGGLAHYSAAKQGVVGLMQSLAGELGEHGIRVNTIHPTNVSTPMIQHPTFYGMFSPPGAEPTLENAEPAMRAMHVLPTPWVRESDVSDAVAFLAGDEARFVTGAAFPVDAGVGVR from the coding sequence ATGGCCGATCGGATGGCCGGCAAGGTCGCGTTCATCACCGGGGCGGCGCGGGGGCAGGGACGTTCCCACGCGCTGCGGCTGGCCGCCGAGGGCGCCGACGTCATCGCCGTCGACCGGTGCGCCGAGATCGACTCGGTCGCGCCGGTCTACTCGATGCCCACCGAGCACGACCTGGCCGAGACCGCCCGCCGCGTCGAGGAGCTGGGCAGGCGCGCGGTGGCCCGGATCGCCGACGTGCGCGACTTCGACGGGCTGCAGGCCGCGTTCGACTCGGGCGTGGCCGAGCTCGGCAGGGTCGACGTCGTCATCGCCAACGCGGGCATCGTCTCCTTCGGCCGCAGCTGGGAGCTGACCGCCGAGCAGTGGCAGGACATGATCGACGTGAACCTCACCGGGGTCTTCCACACCGCGAAGGCCGCGATCCCGACGATGATCGAGCAGGGCGACGGCGGCTGCCTGCTGCTCATCTCCTCGGTCGCCGGGTTGAAGGGCCGCGGCGGGCTGGCGCACTACTCGGCCGCCAAGCAGGGCGTGGTCGGGTTGATGCAGAGCCTCGCCGGTGAGCTCGGCGAGCACGGCATCCGGGTCAACACGATCCACCCGACGAACGTGAGCACGCCGATGATCCAGCACCCGACCTTCTACGGGATGTTCAGCCCGCCCGGCGCGGAACCGACGCTGGAGAACGCGGAACCGGCGATGCGGGCGATGCACGTGCTGCCGACGCCGTGGGTGCGCGAGTCCGACGTCAGCGACGCGGTCGCGTTCCTCGCGGGCGACGAGGCGCGGTTCGTGACCGGCGCGGCGTTCCCCGTCGACGCCGGGGTCGGCGTCCGGTGA